The DNA window AAAAAATGGAAGAATGACCGTTTAATCTGTCTGCTTCAAAAATAACAGGATTATTATAAGTTCCGAGAACATTTAATGTTCCTAAAATATAAATTCTTGAATTTCTGTGAGAATAAATTTTAACGCCTTCCTCAATTGTTAAAACTTCATTCTCATTTAAAGCCATTGAATTATAAATTAAATATGGCTTATCGTTTATCCAAGTTTGTGTGTCAATAACAGAGTCATTTAAAAAATGTACATTTTGTCCGAATGCAGTTAAGTGAACAGCTTGTTTATTTTCGTTTACAGTAAATATAATCCGGTCATATTCAATTATATCATCATTTGAAGGGTCTATATTAACATCTACAAAAATAAAAATACTGTCTTGTCCGGCAATTTCAATATCGTTTAAATAATTTCCGGGTGTTCCGTTTATATTTAGTCTGTATTTTGAACTCTCGCCGGTTGCAAGTTTAATTTCTGAAATATTTATCGGTAATTCATGTTTATTTCTTACTATAAAAAATCTGGTTGCCGAACCGATGCCCGTAAATACTGTATCAAACATAACGGTATCTGTATTAAATTCAAGTTTTGCCGAACCGTCTGTAATAAATTTATTTTTCTTGCAAGAAGTCAGAACAAACAAAACAGTAATTGATGCAAATAAGAAAAGTCTAAGTATTAATTTCATTAATCAGAGAATATGTTTAATTGTTTAACGAAAAGCTATTTATTTTAGTCTGTAAAGAAACTTAAAAATAATAAGATTAAAAATAAGTTTAATATATGAATTATTATAATGTCGTTATTATTACTTTTGCCGGCAATTTAGTTTAAGAATATGCAAAGAACAGATAAAAAAATAAAAGACGTTGTCAATCAAATAATTCAAAAACTATACGGAGCAAATGTTCCTGACACGCAAATCCAAATTCAAAAAACAAGAAAAGAATTTACCGGAGATTTCACACTCGTAGTTTTTCCTTTTTTAAGATTTTCGAAAAAATCGCCTGAGATTACTGCTGAGGAAATAGGAGCAGTACTTGTTAAAGATATGAAAGAAGTTGCAGCCTATAACGTAATTAAAGGTTTTTTAAATATTTCATTGTCAGATGATTATTGGGTGTCGTTTTTTTCTGAAATTAAAGATAATGACAGTTACGGATTTAAAGAAATTAAAGAAGATGCTGCGAAAATTGTTATTGAGTATTCTTCTCCCAATACAAATAAACCATTGCATCTCGGGCATATCAGAAATAATTTATTAGGTTGGTCGGAAGCAAAAATATTGGAAGCAAACGGAAATAAGGTTATCAAAATAAACCTCGTAAACGACAGAGGTATTCATATTTGTAAATCAATGCTTGCATGGCAAAAACTTGCAGCCGGTAAAACTCCCGAAGATTCAAAAATGAAAGGCGATCATTTTGTAGGCGATTATTATGTGGCATTCGATAAAGAATATAAAAAGCAAATAGCAGAGCTTGTTGCCGGCGGAACGGATGAAAAAGATGCAAAAAACGAAGCTGCTTGGATGAAAGAAGCTCGAACTATGTTGAAAGAGTGGGAGAGCGGTAAACCGGAAGTTCGTAAATTGTGGGAAACTATGAATAATTGGGTATATTCCGGATTTGATGAAACGTATAAAAAACTCGGTGTAAGCTTCGATAAAATATATTATGAATCCCAAACTTACTTACAAGGAAAAGAGGTAATCCTAAATGCACTCAATGAAGGTAAGTTACAGAAAAAAGAAGACGGAACTGTTTATATTGACCTTACAAAAGACGGTCTTGACGAAAAAGTTTTGCTTCGCTCAGACGGAACTGCTTTATACATGACGCAAGATATAGGAACCGCAATTTTACGATATGAGGATTTTAATTTTAACGAATCAGCCTACGTCGTAGGAAATGAACAAGATTATCATTTCAAGGTTCTTAAAATTGTATTGGAAAGATTAGGATACGATTGGGCAAAAAACATAAGTCATATTTCTTACGGAATGGTTGAATTGCCTGACGGAAAAATGAAATCAAGAGAAGGAACGGTTGTAGATGCCGACGATTTGGTTGATGAAATGATAAAAACCGCAAAAGAAAAATCTGATGAGCTCGGAAAATTAGAAGACTTCTCAGAAGAAGAGAAAAATGAAATTTTCAGAAAAATAGCACTCGGAGCCTTAAAATATTTCATATTAAAAGTTGATGCAAAAAAGAATATGACATTTAATCCCGAAGAATCTATTGATTTTAACGGAAATACAGGACCTTTTGTTCAATATACTTATGTTAGAATACAATCAATGTTGTTTAAAGCAGAAAATAAAGGTGTAATTGATTATAATTATAATAATGTTGAAAAACTTGAGCCTTCTGAATTATCGCTGTTAAATCTAATATATGATTTTGAAGATGTAATTGAGGAAGCCGGTAAAAGACGTAACCCGTCTGTTGTTGCAAGTTTTGTTTATGACTTAGCAAAGGAATATAATCGTTTTTATCATGAAATACCGCCTATTTTAAAAGAAGAAAATAAAGATTTAATGAAATTCAGATTAAGCCTTTCTGAGAAAACAGCAGTAATAATTAAAAACTCATTAGATTTGTTGGGAATTGAAGTGCCTGAAAGGATGTAAATTTATTTTTTAACAAATACAAAATGGAAAATAAATATTGGAACGAACAGTGGAAAGATGTAATTTTTGAAGGAAGCATTTCCGATAATGAGATATACAAAATCTCAAATTACGGCAGAATAAAAAGCTTTAAAGTAAACAAAGAAGAAGGTATAGTAATAAAACCTAATTTATTTAACGGCTATTATCGTATTTCACTTATCCAAAAGTCAAAAAAAAGAACTGCAAGATATATTCACAAATTAGTAGCAGAGACATTTATTCCGAAAAATAATGAAGACCAAAAATATGTAATTCATAGAGATTATGACAAAACAAATAACAGAACTTATAATCTTGCTTGGGCAACAAAAAAAGAAAAAGAAGATCATCAATTCAGCAATCCGATATACAAAAATAAAATAAAGCGAACTTATGCAAAACTTGATGAAAGCAGGGTAAGGTTGATTAAGAAGTTAATAAACGATCCAAACAGAAAAACAAGGATGAAAATGATTGCAAAACGTTTCGGAATTTCTGAAATGCAATTATACAGAATAAAATCAGGCGAAAACTGGGGAACTGTTAAATAGGAATTATTATAACTCCGAAACAGGTAAAAACCCAACTTCTTTAAAATTATAAAACTTTTTTTCTTTTGTTAAAGTTTCAATAATCAACTTGCCTTCGGGTAAAGTCCCTGATATTTTACCTTTAAATATACCTGCATTATCTTTAAAGTCGGAAAACTCATTTATTTTATATAAATGTTTATGATACAAATTATCAATATCAAAAAACAGTTTATTTCTTAAAAGTTGATACTTTTTATATATAGAATTAAGTAATAATAATAATTCCGTTTCTAAACAGAAGTCTTTTTTCTTAATATTCGAAAGAGAAATTGCATCAGGCAAATATTCAGGAAATTTTTCTTGGTTAATATTCAGTCCTATTCCTATAATTGAGTTTTTAATTGATAAACCGGCAATTGAATTTTCAATAAGAATACCGCAAATTTTTTTATCATTAAAATAAATATCATTCGGCCACTTTATCTTGAAATTAATATTCTTAGAATTTAAATATTCAACAATTCCCAAAGAAATAACTTTTGATAAATAAAACTGTTCCGTTGCTCTAAGAAAAACAGGATAGGTTATGATGCTGAGTGTCAGATTTTTACCCGTATCGCTAAACCAAGTATTATTTCTTTGCCCTTTGCCTGCAAGTTGTTCATTTGCAGTAATAACAGAGAAGTCAACAATTTTTCTGTTTAGTAACAATTCTTTTGCAAAGTCGTTTGTAGATTTTACAATTTGTTGCTTGATTATATTAAATTTTGATTTCATTATAGGATACAAAAGAAACTAAAATATTATTAAATTTAAAAGATAGATTAAAAACATTTATATTTGCACGGCAGTCGGTTGTTCTGTCGCTGTTTTGAATTTATTCAGGAGAGAGGAAAGTCCGGACAACAAAGAGCATTTCACTTCCTAACGGGAAGATGTTCGTGAGAGCATAGTAACGAAGAAGAAAATAACCGCCCTGAACTTGTTTTAGGGTAAGGGTGAGAAGGTAAGGTAAGAGCTTACCGGTGCCGTCGGTAACTTCGGCAGCCGTTCGTCTTGAAAGTTGCAATCTCATGTATATCAGCGTTTGAGGGTTGCTCGCCCGATGTTGAGGGGTTGAGAGCTAAAGTTATAATGTGAGTTATAACGAAGATAAATGACAGAACTTTAAACTTGTTTTAAAGACAGAATCCGGCTTACAGACCGACTGCATTTTTTAAAACAATTTATTATGATAAAAATTACAGAATCACCTCGCGATGCAATGCAGGCATTAAAACAATTTATCCCTACCGAGAAAAAAATTGATTATATAAATTCTTTATTTAAGGTCGGTTTTAACATTGTTGATGTAGGCAGTTTTGTTTCTGAGAAAGTTGTTCCGCAAATGAAAGATACGGGAGAAGTGTTGGATAAAATTGAGAAAACTAACGGAACAAAATTATCTGTTCTTGTCGGAAACAAGCACTATGCAAAAATTGCGTCCGAATATGATATTGTTGACTATTTAAATTATCCTTTCGGTATTTCTGAAATATTTCAAAAGAAAAATATGAACTCAGGTATTGAGAAATCATTGAGAACTGTTGATGAAATTCTTAATATTTGTATAAATAAAAATAAAATACCGCATATTACATTAGCTGTAGCATTCGGCAACCCGTATGATGACGATTGGGGAATTGACATATTAATGGATTGGATTGAAATATTATACGAAAGAGGAATCAGATATATTCCTTTGGCTGATACTACGGCATCAGGAACTGCTCATTTAATCGGTTTGGTTTTCGACAATGTGATTCGGGAATATCCTGATGTTGAATTTAATTTGCATTTACATACAAAAAGTGAGGATACAATTTCTAAAATTGAAAAAGCCTATGAAGCAGGTTGTTGCAATTTTGATACTGTATTTAACGG is part of the Bacteroidales bacterium genome and encodes:
- the argS gene encoding arginine--tRNA ligase, whose amino-acid sequence is MQRTDKKIKDVVNQIIQKLYGANVPDTQIQIQKTRKEFTGDFTLVVFPFLRFSKKSPEITAEEIGAVLVKDMKEVAAYNVIKGFLNISLSDDYWVSFFSEIKDNDSYGFKEIKEDAAKIVIEYSSPNTNKPLHLGHIRNNLLGWSEAKILEANGNKVIKINLVNDRGIHICKSMLAWQKLAAGKTPEDSKMKGDHFVGDYYVAFDKEYKKQIAELVAGGTDEKDAKNEAAWMKEARTMLKEWESGKPEVRKLWETMNNWVYSGFDETYKKLGVSFDKIYYESQTYLQGKEVILNALNEGKLQKKEDGTVYIDLTKDGLDEKVLLRSDGTALYMTQDIGTAILRYEDFNFNESAYVVGNEQDYHFKVLKIVLERLGYDWAKNISHISYGMVELPDGKMKSREGTVVDADDLVDEMIKTAKEKSDELGKLEDFSEEEKNEIFRKIALGALKYFILKVDAKKNMTFNPEESIDFNGNTGPFVQYTYVRIQSMLFKAENKGVIDYNYNNVEKLEPSELSLLNLIYDFEDVIEEAGKRRNPSVVASFVYDLAKEYNRFYHEIPPILKEENKDLMKFRLSLSEKTAVIIKNSLDLLGIEVPERM
- a CDS encoding NUMOD4 domain-containing protein; amino-acid sequence: MENKYWNEQWKDVIFEGSISDNEIYKISNYGRIKSFKVNKEEGIVIKPNLFNGYYRISLIQKSKKRTARYIHKLVAETFIPKNNEDQKYVIHRDYDKTNNRTYNLAWATKKEKEDHQFSNPIYKNKIKRTYAKLDESRVRLIKKLINDPNRKTRMKMIAKRFGISEMQLYRIKSGENWGTVK
- a CDS encoding biotin--[acetyl-CoA-carboxylase] ligase, which gives rise to MKSKFNIIKQQIVKSTNDFAKELLLNRKIVDFSVITANEQLAGKGQRNNTWFSDTGKNLTLSIITYPVFLRATEQFYLSKVISLGIVEYLNSKNINFKIKWPNDIYFNDKKICGILIENSIAGLSIKNSIIGIGLNINQEKFPEYLPDAISLSNIKKKDFCLETELLLLLNSIYKKYQLLRNKLFFDIDNLYHKHLYKINEFSDFKDNAGIFKGKISGTLPEGKLIIETLTKEKKFYNFKEVGFLPVSEL